A part of Misgurnus anguillicaudatus chromosome 6, ASM2758022v2, whole genome shotgun sequence genomic DNA contains:
- the LOC129433742 gene encoding uncharacterized protein isoform X2 translates to MASFTVDKIAPDDDSVFDASKIHKMMKKSKKPKKEKKDKNKTKCAANILLHVDCDETDTLTQTQSKKRKKSKKKKFKLEEDFQLLPCVRKPKPEKRLKQSGSTHTGLTQDPHWSDSVICISPDQVPKHSSKSECQKEKEKAKKRVVFNLPPEQNQAANTKDEPFPTRNIPNSATSFLRAISSGNMSHWKQLIGESSLESQTTAEEVNSQDLFITQKSFLDPSVDLSSSPSGNEISTIPAPADRSCRLTAEASTQTENFFSFPELSNSLRFQQQQKTSVSTEEPVDLSLPNRARQMQSQKSSAKHSPKLKISDTSSEDSDIMAKTKSDLSQLKVIQTRLNESFFLKVKGYDSPKPICPLMKLTESAEKKAKK, encoded by the coding sequence ATGGCTTCATTTACAGTGGATAAAATTGCCCCTGACGACGACAGTGTTTTTGATGCATCCAAGATACACAAAATGATGAAGAAATCCAAGAAAccgaaaaaagaaaagaaggaTAAGAATAAAACCAAGTGTGCAGCTAACATCTTGTTGCACGTCGACTGTGACGAGACCGACACCCTTACACAAACACAGAGTAAGAAAAGGAAAAAGTCAAAGAAAAAGAAATTTAAACTGGAAGAAGACTTTCAGCTGCTTCCATGTGTTAGGAAACCAAAACCAGAAAAACGCCTCAAACAGTCGGGCAGCACTCACACAGGATTGACACAGGATCCGCACTGGAGTGACTCCGTGATCTGTATCTCCCCCGATCAAGTACCAAAACATTCAAGCAAGAGTGAGTGTCAAAAAGAGAAGGAGAAAGCTAAAAAGAGAGTCGTTTTTAATTTGCCACCTGAGCAGAACCAAGCTGCAAACACAAAGGATGAACCCTTCCCCACAAGAAATATTCCTAATTCCGCTACATCCTTTCTGAGAGCCATTTCATCTGGAAACATGAGCCACTGGAAGCAGCTCATAGGAGAAAGCAGCTTGGAATCCCAGACGACAGCTGAAGAAGTAAACAGCCAAGACTTGTTTATCACACAGAAATCATTCTTGGATCCATCCGTGGACCTCTCCAGCAGTCCAAGCGGCAATGAGATCTCCACCATACCGGCGCCAGCGGACCGTTCGTGTAGGTTGACGGCCGAAGCATCTACTCAAACGGAAAACTTCTTTAGCTTCCCGGAGCTCTCCAACTCTCTCAGGTTTCAGCAGCAGCAGAAAACATCCGTGAGCACTGAGGAACCTGTGGACCTGAGCCTGCCCAACAGAGCAAGACAAATGCAAAGCCAAAAATCGTCAGCAAAGCATTCACCTAAATTAAAGATATCAGACACATCAAGTGAGGATAGCGATATAATGGCAAAGACAAAAAGTGATTTGTCCCAACTGAAAGTCATTCAGACTCGCTTGAACGAGTCTTTCTTTCTTAAGGTGAAGGGTTACGATTCACCAAAGCCAATATGTCCCCTCATGAAACTAACAGAAAGTGCTGAGAAAAAAGCAAAGAAGTAA
- the LOC129433742 gene encoding uncharacterized protein isoform X1, with translation MSNSVVITEHAQWRKSIGGKVWLFGVTGQMASFTVDKIAPDDDSVFDASKIHKMMKKSKKPKKEKKDKNKTKCAANILLHVDCDETDTLTQTQSKKRKKSKKKKFKLEEDFQLLPCVRKPKPEKRLKQSGSTHTGLTQDPHWSDSVICISPDQVPKHSSKSECQKEKEKAKKRVVFNLPPEQNQAANTKDEPFPTRNIPNSATSFLRAISSGNMSHWKQLIGESSLESQTTAEEVNSQDLFITQKSFLDPSVDLSSSPSGNEISTIPAPADRSCRLTAEASTQTENFFSFPELSNSLRFQQQQKTSVSTEEPVDLSLPNRARQMQSQKSSAKHSPKLKISDTSSEDSDIMAKTKSDLSQLKVIQTRLNESFFLKVKGYDSPKPICPLMKLTESAEKKAKK, from the coding sequence GACAAATGGCTTCATTTACAGTGGATAAAATTGCCCCTGACGACGACAGTGTTTTTGATGCATCCAAGATACACAAAATGATGAAGAAATCCAAGAAAccgaaaaaagaaaagaaggaTAAGAATAAAACCAAGTGTGCAGCTAACATCTTGTTGCACGTCGACTGTGACGAGACCGACACCCTTACACAAACACAGAGTAAGAAAAGGAAAAAGTCAAAGAAAAAGAAATTTAAACTGGAAGAAGACTTTCAGCTGCTTCCATGTGTTAGGAAACCAAAACCAGAAAAACGCCTCAAACAGTCGGGCAGCACTCACACAGGATTGACACAGGATCCGCACTGGAGTGACTCCGTGATCTGTATCTCCCCCGATCAAGTACCAAAACATTCAAGCAAGAGTGAGTGTCAAAAAGAGAAGGAGAAAGCTAAAAAGAGAGTCGTTTTTAATTTGCCACCTGAGCAGAACCAAGCTGCAAACACAAAGGATGAACCCTTCCCCACAAGAAATATTCCTAATTCCGCTACATCCTTTCTGAGAGCCATTTCATCTGGAAACATGAGCCACTGGAAGCAGCTCATAGGAGAAAGCAGCTTGGAATCCCAGACGACAGCTGAAGAAGTAAACAGCCAAGACTTGTTTATCACACAGAAATCATTCTTGGATCCATCCGTGGACCTCTCCAGCAGTCCAAGCGGCAATGAGATCTCCACCATACCGGCGCCAGCGGACCGTTCGTGTAGGTTGACGGCCGAAGCATCTACTCAAACGGAAAACTTCTTTAGCTTCCCGGAGCTCTCCAACTCTCTCAGGTTTCAGCAGCAGCAGAAAACATCCGTGAGCACTGAGGAACCTGTGGACCTGAGCCTGCCCAACAGAGCAAGACAAATGCAAAGCCAAAAATCGTCAGCAAAGCATTCACCTAAATTAAAGATATCAGACACATCAAGTGAGGATAGCGATATAATGGCAAAGACAAAAAGTGATTTGTCCCAACTGAAAGTCATTCAGACTCGCTTGAACGAGTCTTTCTTTCTTAAGGTGAAGGGTTACGATTCACCAAAGCCAATATGTCCCCTCATGAAACTAACAGAAAGTGCTGAGAAAAAAGCAAAGAAGTAA
- the LOC129433744 gene encoding phosphatidylinositol N-acetylglucosaminyltransferase subunit Y: MFFSLSTLTVLLPLISLTGLFYSASTDENFPQGCTSTNSLCFYSLLLPVTIPVYVFFYLWRWMGIKLFRHN, translated from the coding sequence ATGTTTTTCTCCTTATCCACATTGACTGTTCTTCTGCCACTAATATCCCTGACCGGACTGTTTTACTCGGCGAGCACGGATGAAAACTTTCCCCAAGGATGCACGAGTACAAACAGCTTGTGCTTTTATAGCCTGCTGTTGCCTGTGACAATTCCCGTCTATGTTTTCTTTTACCTTTGGAGGTGGATGGGTATCAAGCTGTTCAGACACAATTAG